Genomic window (Arachis hypogaea cultivar Tifrunner chromosome 13, arahy.Tifrunner.gnm2.J5K5, whole genome shotgun sequence):
AAAGAAATGCCCTTCAAATTATCAATCATAACTTcttttttagaatagaaaagtttttgaaaaaatatatttgcTTTCATCTGAAGGAGGCTTCATCTGTTGTTGATCAAGAACTATTTTCTAGAAgcaggccatgaattttatttctttttcttctgacaATAATTTACAAGTGAAAAAAAAACTAGTGTTGCGAtcactaaattttattcactgtTCTCTCGATTTTTGATACCACATAAGTTTTTCTTAGAGAAGGATAGTGTTCAACTTTTCATGCAgctccttttcaattttttttataagactagcaaattttgaattttgttaatCCAATTCTCTAGATCCCGTTTCTTGATAAAAATATTATGGAAGATTTTTGAGTTAAATTTCTGAGCCTTCTGCTGAACCCACTTAAGGCTCCTCACAACATCACGAGAATCAAATTTTCAAGCTTGTTGTACTATTAATTTAAAGTTTGAGTGTGTAGTCTAAGCCACTTGAAACTTAAAAGGTCTATACGTCTTATGTGTTACTTTAGGTATTGTATtcctaataaataaatataaagatataaaaataaaattatatttaatagatagaataaagatagaaatattttattaaaaaagacataaaaaattaataaaagatataattaattttttatttttttattattttcatcaattttttataattatatattttttaaagttttttatatgaaaaaatagaataaattaaattttaattatttattttaatttattataaaataaaatataaaaatattaatttttgtatttaaattgtttgtgtcttattattaATGTGTTGTTATCCTATTTTAAGATTGGTAAAAACTTATGTACAATTAACTTCAtgtaaagttgataattgaaaatcctaaataatttaattaatttgactaaatttttatctaataattattaattatcaacttcacttAATGAAATTGATTATACATGAGTTTTCACTTTTAACATCCAAACATAGGCTAAAAATCCTGAGTGGGAACGGTTTCTTTTAGCACAAGCCACAGTTAAGACGTGCGCAGTTGAGCTAAAAATAATGTGTCTAAATTACGAATCGCTCAGATAaatgaaaacgaaaaaaaaaaaaaaagaaaggatagACATGAAATTTATCTAAGGTTtgagaaattaaatattttatatttgaatgaATATTCTATTCGActcttaataattattttttttttgtcaagagcTTCATTATTTTTGAAGTAATTGTCtggagatattttaaattttttttattatattttagaagAAGGCTTCCATGAGTTGAACATATATATGCTCGGCGTCAATTGAAAACAATGttttgttttgaaaaaagatgtgaATGGAAAACGTAGATGTGGAAGCTTCGATGCGCCGACCGGATGTTAAAATCCAAGTTATAACCACTAAGAAGAAGATAAGTGGTGAGTTGTAATCGGGCTCAGTGATACGACGGTGCTGTACAAATTTCCACATTGTTTCTTGTTCAACGCCATTCAGTTGATCAATATTAAAACctgtattattatattaattgaagAAAATCTTATGTCTTAGATTGTTCAAGTTGTGATATTGATGGTTTGATGaatcaaaaaaattaagagagaaagaaaaataataaaaatttaatttgaaaaaagaagaaagaggaggaaatTTGGGAGAAATGTGGAGTGTTGTGTGGATGGAAGTGGCACTACTTAATAGAAGGGGCGGGTAAGTCAGTTGGATTAGGCACAGTGCAGTGAATAATAAATAGCTTCCTTTTTGGGTAGGTACCGTACCAATCCTCCATTGCGAATATGAGTCAGTGTTTGGTGAAATTATCGGATCAAATTCCACTACACTTAATTCCCATCCCTTCCTTACGCATCCTGTTAATTAATTGTTAGGTAAAGTTTCTTATGTAGTAGTAGTAATAATTTCGGTTATTTACCGAATAGGGTAAACAAAAATGATGATGATAGATTGATTAATGAATAACGTGAAAAGGAAAAAGACAAGACACGTTTAAAAGAAGAATAAGTAAGTAGTGTGTGAAGTGCACACACTGTGGGCTCGTAATGGCGAAGGAGAAAGCAGGTGTCGTTTTATGGGTTTCTCATTCTCTCTCAACTCTCTTGCGGGTAAAGCAAAGCAATCTCTAACACCAAACACCAATGCCGTGTGGGTTAGCCTCCTCTCTTCTCAATCTTAACCTTCTTAATTGCGCCACCCATTCCCACTTTTAATTACCATAACATAaccccctcttttcttctttttatttatttcaaacaaaataaattaaataaatcatatGCCTTTATGCCTAGGTAAGCATAGTGCCAAGggataatattatgttatatgattctttgtttctttctttctttcttattcgTGAATAATTATATGATGATGACTATGGGGTCTGTTCTCTATGCCTTCTCAATCTTGATCTCGGCATCATaagattttcaatcatatgtgAATTCCActtatccaattcaactctttcttTTCAACTTTTTCCAATATTGAATGTGGTGTTGCAGAACGTTTTCTTGAAGGCAAGATTCATCATCACTTGCTTTGCTTTGCTTTGCTTTTTGGGGGAACTTGAATGAAAGCTGAATTTTGTGGTATCAACgccttttcttcttttctgatTGTTTTCTTTAACTGAtttactttatttcttttatgGGGTGGGGTTCAAGCCTCAGATCAGGGCCTCAGGGGGAAGATCAAtagtaaaaattgatttttttttcctctttatttTGTGGGgtaattttttaagaataaaatcatCTTTTAAAGTTTTGAGCTTGGAGAGAATAAGTTCAAAGAAGAGACAAGCTGACATCAAAAGATCAGAAACCCAGATGTGGAAAATTACAAGCAAGGATTGATTCGAACCTTCTCTTACATGACATAAAAAGTATCCTATGTCCTGCAACACTGCAACTCTCTTTGCTtgtaatttgtgaacaagtgaacaTATGTTAACTTTTCTAGTCCTCATATTCATTCAAATCAGCTATATAACAGATTCTTGTTTGCTTGCCTCAGCTATAGTATAGTAATGCACTTCTCCAATTCTTGTGCTAAATTATAACAATGAATTTGCTGTTGTGAGTTCAACAGTTGTCTCCTATTTGTGTATTCATTTTGTTGCTGCTAATTTACAGGAAAAGATGGCAACTTTAGTTGAGCCTCCTAACAAAATTAAGCCAAAGGGAAAGCATTATTATACAATATGGCAAACATTGTTCGAGATTGATACCAAGTACATTCCAATCAAGCCGATTGGTCGAGGTGCATATGGCGTGGTTTGCTCTTCCATCAATAGGGAGACTAATGAGAAGGTGGCAATCAAGAAGATTGGCAATATCTTTGATAACTGTATTGATGCACTGAGGACTTTGAGAGAGGTGAAGCTGCTAAGGCATATCCGGCACGAGAATGTCATTGCTTTGAAGGATGTGATGATGCCAATCCAGAGGACGACCTTTAAGGATGTTTATTTGGTCTATGAACTCATGGATACAGATCTTCACCAAATTATTAAGTCTTCGCAGCCACTCTCCAATGATCATTGCAAATATTTCTTGTTTCAGGTACAAACCAGACTATTATGGACCTATTTCTACCTGTTTAGATATTGTTTCTAAAGCATTTATGGTTGTGGCCATTCTTGGAGTTTCGTAAATGTATAACACATATTCATAACAACTTTGGTTTGGGTTCAGAGTACACTCAAAGTACACTCTCATATGGATTAACTTTGCCTTTTGTGAATTCACCTTTTTCATTTGTGAACATGTAACTTGGTTGAATTTACCATTGAATGTCCTTTTCATGCATTCTCATACAATAGCATTTGTTTTGTTCTTACCAGTTGGAAAAATTAAGTTCTGTGGTTTGAATGTTTGTGGTAATTAAGTTACTGCTTTCAGTTCCATTAGTTTCCAGGTGAAGAAGTAGCATATACTATCATTAATTCATTATGTAGACCAGTGAAGTCTAGGGAAGGGGTATTTGCAGTTCTTTACTTCAGGTTTCTTATTGGCTTTTCATTTAGGTCGTTTTAAGTATTTTTAGCTAGAAGATTGCAGCATCCTGTTTCatttggatttttaatttttgaatttctagttctttttcattttttatgtgTTAACTATCATTAATGCCAATACAAATCATAAAATCTTTTCAGCTGCTTCGAGGTCTCAAATACCTTCATTCTGCAAATATTCTGCACCGGGACTTGAAACCTGGAAATCTGCTGGTTAATGCCAATTGTGATTTGAAGATATGTGATTTTGGCCTTGCGCGAACCAATGGAGCTGAGGGCCAGTTCATGACAGAGTATGTTGTCACCCGCTGGTATCGGGCTCCAGAGCTCCTGCTTTGCTGCGAAAACTATGGAACCTCTATTGATGTATGGTCAGTGGGATGCATTTTTGCTGAGATTCTTGGAAGAAAGCCAATCTTCCCAGGAAGTGAGTGCCTCAACCAGCTGAAACTGATCATAAGTGTACTTGGAAGCCAGCAAGAGTCTGATCTTGCATTTATTGATAACCCGAAGGCCAGGAGGTTTATCAGATCACTGCCGTATACAAGGGGTAGACCCTTTGCTCAACTATTTCCACAAGCCGACCCATTAGCAATTGATTTGTTGCAAAAGATGCTAGTATTTGATCCAACTAAGAGAATTTCTGTCTTAGAAGCACTCCAGCATCCGTATATGGCTGGCCTGTATGATCCAAGACTTAACCCTCCTGCTCAAGTTCCAGTCAATCTTGACATAGACGAAAACTGGGGCGAAGAGATGATTAGAGAAATGATGTGGAATGAGATGCTTCAGTATCATCCTGAAGCTGCTTCTGCCAATGTTTGAAGGTTATTCTTCCAAGGCTTCTAGACATTTTTTGTGTCTAGAAGTAGTTCTGTTTTTCCATAGAGAAAAATGTAATCTTAAGGACTTAGCTGCCAAATTTTGTACTTGCATAAAAAGACTGTTTATTTTGTTAGATGTCCCCATAAGGTAAAATGTCATCTTGTAACTGAAGTTGTAAATATCCGTGCTTACTGTTCTAGTCATGTGGTAAATTTCTGCTTGCAATGTTTCTTGTTCTTTAGCTGTTTCCCTGAATTATAGAGGACTGCCTCCAGATATATCCTGATCAAGCTATTCTGTATAACATGGAAGTGAATTACTACCTGGTTTTCAATGGCAGTATCATTTTATGTAACCAAAATGCTCTTGATTGTTTACCAATTTTCACATTGTGATCTTGTGTTTATGAAGGACCTGCATAAGGGGCATATTTGTATTACAGTATATAAGCTGCCACAGGTTTTGAGATCCTTTGAGCTTGTAATTCTCCAATCTAAATCAGTTGATATGGAAAATTTTAGTTACATGAATTATGAGTTTTCTGTGACATTCAATTATGAGGAGTTTAATGAGATTATGAAGCAGGTAAAGCCTCCGGTTAATTATGTACCGCATTTCCTTGCTAGCAATTCACCATTAATGGATGCTATCTTACTTTGCATAGAGATAACTGTGTTATCCCCTGTAAGAGGTAATGTTACAAGAAAGATATcagagttttattttttttacaaacatACTTTTTACTCTGTTTcaagtattttatatatatttttaactccgcctatgttacacttgcagtacatagccggtcccaagcctggataaaggaggagggttgtgttaagTCTTCGACAACCAACATTAAAACATAGTCGAATCCCCATGACATGTTGTTGTATTTCTCTAATACCTAACAGACCAAATTAGACATAGTTTGAGTCACATGTATAGGATTAAATTCTTATAAAGCGAGAAAATGAGAGTCTAATCACCCCTAACTCAAGATAGTGAAGCTCACATATGTTAAACCTCTTACTTTATCACTTTACAAATTTGCACACTTTGGaagatccccccccccccccccccccccaatatGTATAGTAATTAAAGTGACAATTGAATGACTTGCACTTCCAAAATCGCAATGCAAAAGACTACTAAAACATCCATCTAGCATTCTCTGTCTTTTATATACAAGTGTTACTATTTTCTAACAGACATCCAGCTGTGGTGATGTTTTCTTTTCCACAAAGGAATAATtcacatttttatatagtttgaaACAAAAACTtcacacacagagagagagagagacacacacacacacacacacaaactcaTTGGCAAGTTGAGTAGTAGCTTGGTTTAAGCATTTTGttccaaaatatataataaattcatATTCAAAATTTCAGAGGATGGTTTTTATGGGGAACAATGTTACAAGTCTCATAATAAGAACTTTGGTCTCTAATACTCATAATAAGTTAAGTGGGGGTGGCAAATTCTTGTAATTTTATTGCTTGAAAAAAAGTAATTCTGAGTTGGAATATGCCAGCAAGAGCAAGAGATGCTCCTTCTCCTAATCTGACATAGATGATGAAACATCAACAGGGGCCAGTCACAATCAGCACCTGACATTGTGAAAATGGATTAACAAACTCATCAACCACTGCATGTGCTTGCTTACTTGATTATTCTCCCTTCATAACACTAATTAGAAACGCAACAATCATCAGTCGTTTTATTAATTGACAAATATGGGTAATAATAAATCTTTAGTATATATCATGTATATCCAATTTATCCatgcaatattattattattatattatagcaGCCTTTCTGTATGTAACTATTTAATTGCACtccaaaaaataaatatctccatggatatatataattaaattatattgcaGATTATTTTGAGTCAAAGAAAAAGATTAGCTGAAGCTAGCAGCAGCCATCTTTCCTGGGATAGATAATTAGACTTAAAGTTGTATATGTGAGTGTACCACGTGAAAAGCATTTGTCTGAGTGAGTTTCCAATAGAGAGTAGAATATATGAGAAAGAAAGGGTCATTAGTGTGTTACTatgttgaaaaacaaaaaaattggctGGCGAAGGTGATGTCAATGCAATGACTTAAGGGATAAGGTTCTTACAAGTTGTAAAATGAATGAATGTACATTCTCGTTTTGAAGCTTCTGAGAAACAACTAActaacacaaaaaatatatattaaataagataaaaacttGGGTGACGGTGAGACCCAATAAGCTGGTTTTAATTATGATTACAATACTGATTTCAGttattaacttcacataaaattaatTTCACTAGAATTTTTACTTATAGTTTATGAGTGTCAAAGTTACAAATATTATGAAAAGAAAGGAATCATATATCTAATGTTATCTAATTAGTTTGAAATAGTGATAaatcaaaattattataattatatatatatatatatatatatatatatatatataaagttctATGATGGTATTAATTttgatggccaaaaataatataaatttgatttataaataaaatactaacacatgacatgataaatttatgatcaaaataattttatctcttttataatttttatgattatttttattaaaataattttttataattatttttataattataaagaataattttaaaaaataacactaaaataatttttaattatatttataattattattttattattaaaaaataattttttatcattattttactaaaataagtttttataattatttttattttttaattattttttattattattatttttaataatttctaaaactaacactaaaattattttttagttatttttatttttaaaaaataattttttataattatttttaccaaaataatttttttataattttaaaaaactaacatcaaataatattttctctcttAGTGTTActttaaaaat
Coding sequences:
- the LOC112792698 gene encoding mitogen-activated protein kinase 7 isoform X1; translation: MGFSFSLNSLAGKAKQSLTPNTNAVWNVFLKEKMATLVEPPNKIKPKGKHYYTIWQTLFEIDTKYIPIKPIGRGAYGVVCSSINRETNEKVAIKKIGNIFDNCIDALRTLREVKLLRHIRHENVIALKDVMMPIQRTTFKDVYLVYELMDTDLHQIIKSSQPLSNDHCKYFLFQLLRGLKYLHSANILHRDLKPGNLLVNANCDLKICDFGLARTNGAEGQFMTEYVVTRWYRAPELLLCCENYGTSIDVWSVGCIFAEILGRKPIFPGSECLNQLKLIISVLGSQQESDLAFIDNPKARRFIRSLPYTRGRPFAQLFPQADPLAIDLLQKMLVFDPTKRISVLEALQHPYMAGLYDPRLNPPAQVPVNLDIDENWGEEMIREMMWNEMLQYHPEAASANV
- the LOC112792698 gene encoding mitogen-activated protein kinase 7 isoform X3, whose product is MATLVEPPNKIKPKGKHYYTIWQTLFEIDTKYIPIKPIGRGAYGVVCSSINRETNEKVAIKKIGNIFDNCIDALRTLREVKLLRHIRHENVIALKDVMMPIQRTTFKDVYLVYELMDTDLHQIIKSSQPLSNDHCKYFLFQLLRGLKYLHSANILHRDLKPGNLLVNANCDLKICDFGLARTNGAEGQFMTEYVVTRWYRAPELLLCCENYGTSIDVWSVGCIFAEILGRKPIFPGSECLNQLKLIISVLGSQQESDLAFIDNPKARRFIRSLPYTRGRPFAQLFPQADPLAIDLLQKMLVFDPTKRISVLEALQHPYMAGLYDPRLNPPAQVPVNLDIDENWGEEMIREMMWNEMLQYHPEAASANV
- the LOC112792698 gene encoding mitogen-activated protein kinase 7 isoform X2 codes for the protein MGFSFSLNSLAGKAKQSLTPNTNAVWEKMATLVEPPNKIKPKGKHYYTIWQTLFEIDTKYIPIKPIGRGAYGVVCSSINRETNEKVAIKKIGNIFDNCIDALRTLREVKLLRHIRHENVIALKDVMMPIQRTTFKDVYLVYELMDTDLHQIIKSSQPLSNDHCKYFLFQLLRGLKYLHSANILHRDLKPGNLLVNANCDLKICDFGLARTNGAEGQFMTEYVVTRWYRAPELLLCCENYGTSIDVWSVGCIFAEILGRKPIFPGSECLNQLKLIISVLGSQQESDLAFIDNPKARRFIRSLPYTRGRPFAQLFPQADPLAIDLLQKMLVFDPTKRISVLEALQHPYMAGLYDPRLNPPAQVPVNLDIDENWGEEMIREMMWNEMLQYHPEAASANV